One segment of Bacteroidota bacterium DNA contains the following:
- a CDS encoding aldehyde dehydrogenase family protein, producing the protein MTDVAVKNNRIGEALLRLGVSDLNKGTAIGTNFIADVNAEFITSKSPVDDQVIADVSVTTEEEFEQVVSSANEAFNVWKKVPTPKRGEVIRQLGLKLREVKDDLGMLVSYEMGKSYQEGLGEVQEMIDICDFAVGLSRQLYGSTMHSERPEHRMYDQYHPLGVVGIISAFNFPTAVWAWNAAIALVAGDTIIWKPSEKAPLCGVASQKILAEVLEENNYPSAVTNLVTGDYKIGELMTSDKRIPLISATGSIRMGRIVGQAVAARFGKSLLELGGNNAIIITPDADLELSLKTAVFGAIGTAGQRCTSTRRLIIHESIFEKVTEKLKSIYSNIRIGDPLDENNHMGPLIDTLAVDTYLNAVEQAKSEGGKMLVEGKKLSGEGMESGCYVAPSIAEVENHYDIVQNETFAPLLYIMKYKTLTEAIELQNGVVQGLSSAIMTTNLREAELFLSQQGSDCGIANVNVGTSGAEIGGAFGGEKETGGGRESGSDAWKLYMRRQTNTINYGLDTPLAQGIKFDL; encoded by the coding sequence ATGACAGATGTAGCTGTTAAGAATAACAGGATAGGAGAGGCACTTTTAAGGCTGGGAGTAAGCGACCTTAACAAGGGAACTGCTATAGGAACTAATTTTATTGCTGACGTGAATGCAGAGTTTATCACGTCAAAATCACCAGTAGATGATCAGGTAATAGCAGATGTATCGGTAACTACTGAAGAAGAGTTTGAGCAAGTAGTTAGTTCTGCCAATGAAGCTTTTAATGTTTGGAAAAAAGTTCCAACGCCAAAAAGAGGGGAAGTAATCAGGCAGTTAGGTTTAAAACTTCGCGAAGTTAAAGACGATCTGGGGATGTTAGTTTCATATGAAATGGGGAAATCGTACCAGGAAGGATTAGGCGAAGTACAGGAAATGATCGATATATGTGATTTTGCTGTTGGATTATCACGTCAATTGTATGGTTCAACTATGCACTCTGAACGTCCTGAGCACAGAATGTACGATCAATATCACCCACTAGGAGTAGTTGGTATTATTTCTGCATTCAATTTTCCAACGGCTGTTTGGGCATGGAATGCAGCAATTGCACTTGTTGCAGGTGATACTATAATTTGGAAGCCATCAGAAAAAGCACCTTTATGTGGAGTTGCATCTCAAAAAATTCTGGCTGAGGTTCTGGAAGAAAATAATTATCCAAGTGCAGTAACAAACTTGGTTACCGGTGATTATAAGATCGGCGAGTTGATGACGTCCGATAAAAGAATTCCTCTTATTTCGGCAACTGGATCAATTAGAATGGGACGTATTGTAGGTCAGGCAGTAGCCGCAAGGTTTGGAAAATCACTTCTTGAGCTTGGAGGGAATAATGCAATAATTATAACTCCTGATGCAGATCTTGAATTGTCATTAAAAACTGCAGTTTTTGGTGCAATCGGAACTGCGGGGCAGAGATGTACTTCAACAAGACGATTAATTATTCACGAGAGTATATTTGAAAAGGTTACTGAAAAATTAAAGAGCATTTATTCAAATATTAGAATTGGTGATCCTTTGGATGAAAATAATCACATGGGACCATTAATTGATACTTTAGCTGTAGATACATACTTAAACGCGGTAGAGCAGGCAAAGAGCGAAGGAGGTAAAATGCTTGTGGAAGGTAAAAAGCTTTCCGGAGAAGGAATGGAGTCGGGTTGTTATGTTGCTCCTTCGATTGCAGAAGTTGAAAACCACTATGATATTGTTCAGAATGAAACTTTTGCTCCTCTACTTTATATTATGAAGTATAAAACTTTAACAGAAGCAATTGAATTACAGAATGGAGTTGTTCAGGGCCTTTCTTCAGCAATAATGACTACAAACTTGCGCGAAGCGGAATTATTCTTGTCTCAGCAAGGGTCAGATTGTGGAATTGCCAATGTAAATGTAGGAACTTCAGGTGCTGAAATTGGTGGAGCTTTTGGTGGTGAAAAAGAAACCGGAGGAGGAAGAGAATCCGGGTCAGATGCCTGGAAGCTTTATATGAGACGTCAGACAAATACTATTAATTATGGACTTGATACTCCTTTAGCACAGGGTATTAAGTTTGATCTTTAA
- a CDS encoding FeoA family protein — protein MSRSVADLDLGETGLISGFDSETDILKLLEMGCLPGCEIKLKFMAPFKGPMYISVAGNEMAIRRSIAKNILLLPKEDAK, from the coding sequence ATGTCGCGGTCGGTTGCAGATTTAGATCTAGGTGAAACTGGATTAATTAGTGGGTTTGACTCAGAAACAGACATTCTCAAACTTCTTGAGATGGGTTGTTTACCCGGGTGTGAAATCAAATTGAAATTCATGGCCCCATTTAAAGGTCCAATGTATATTAGTGTGGCAGGAAACGAAATGGCCATAAGAAGAAGTATAGCTAAAAACATATTACTTCTTCCTAAAGAAGATGCAAAATAA
- a CDS encoding HupE/UreJ family protein, producing the protein MDNLYTYIQLGIDHILNTKGYDHILFIIALTVLYSLKEWKTLLILVTAFTIGHSLTLALSVLNIVSINSNRIEFLIVLSIAATAIMNIIRAGKTPSHNGLKAYYVLALFFGFIHGMGFANYLRAILGKSGEIITPLLGFNIGLEIGQLIIVAVLLIITLLLDILFKVRKQNFIVIASSIILGITIPMLLEHEWKTFF; encoded by the coding sequence ATGGACAACCTTTATACATACATCCAACTTGGCATAGATCATATACTCAATACAAAGGGATATGATCATATTCTATTTATCATAGCATTGACAGTACTTTATTCTCTTAAGGAATGGAAGACTCTCTTAATACTGGTAACAGCTTTTACAATCGGGCATTCCCTGACTCTTGCACTTTCGGTACTGAACATTGTTAGTATTAACAGTAATAGAATTGAGTTTTTAATTGTTTTAAGTATTGCTGCAACAGCTATTATGAATATAATTAGGGCTGGAAAAACTCCAAGTCATAACGGTTTAAAAGCTTATTACGTTCTTGCTCTCTTTTTTGGCTTCATACACGGAATGGGATTTGCGAACTATTTGCGCGCCATTTTAGGGAAGTCAGGCGAAATTATCACTCCACTCCTTGGATTTAATATTGGATTAGAGATAGGACAACTTATTATTGTTGCAGTATTACTGATAATAACCCTGCTACTTGATATTTTATTCAAGGTAAGAAAGCAAAATTTTATAGTTATTGCTTCTTCCATTATATTAGGAATAACCATTCCAATGCTTCTGGAGCACGAATGGAAAACATTTTTTTAA
- a CDS encoding TIGR01212 family radical SAM protein — translation NRGHDFASSKDAIKRAAGRGFDVGGHMLFGLPGESREEMLNQVFEINKLPLNTIKFHQLQIVKRTVMAKQYMENPEMFDLFTRDEYIDFVIDFIERLRPDITIQRLTSEAPPSIKIAPNWGNLRIGAIQQLIEDRMEERDTWQGRLY, via the coding sequence TAAATCGCGGACATGATTTTGCTTCTTCAAAGGATGCGATAAAGCGTGCTGCAGGAAGAGGCTTCGACGTTGGTGGCCACATGTTGTTTGGACTTCCCGGTGAAAGCAGAGAAGAAATGCTGAATCAGGTATTTGAAATTAATAAACTCCCCCTCAATACCATCAAATTTCATCAACTTCAGATAGTTAAGCGAACAGTGATGGCAAAGCAATACATGGAAAACCCTGAAATGTTCGATTTATTTACCAGAGACGAATACATTGATTTTGTTATCGACTTTATTGAACGATTACGCCCCGACATAACAATACAACGACTTACAAGTGAGGCACCTCCCAGTATTAAGATTGCACCTAATTGGGGGAACTTAAGAATAGGTGCTATACAGCAACTTATTGAAGACAGAATGGAGGAAAGAGATACATGGCAGGGAAGGCTTTATTAA